In Streptomyces chartreusis NRRL 3882, the following are encoded in one genomic region:
- a CDS encoding penicillin acylase family protein, with amino-acid sequence MPPNTTASTGQQPGKSGRRKGRKARLIVLVLVLALIGGLAFGAYWSISTVRASFPQTKGSLTLKGLSGPVEVKRDNYGIPQIYASSDADLFMAQGYVQAQDRFYEMDVRRHMAAGRLSEMFGKSQVDNDEFLRTLGWERVAKEEYDTKLSAATKKYLQAYAQGVNAYLQGKDGKDISLEYAALGFTNDYKPQKWTPVDSISWLKAMAWDLRSNMQDEIDRALLTSRLGPKQIAELYPQYPYSRNKAIVQEGQYDELTGAFEQGGTSGTSGTGTGGTSGTGGTATGTAGTASGTSGTASGTSGTASGTSGLDSQLTGLSDALSDLPPAVGVNGDGIGSNSWVVSGEHTITGKPLLANDPHLSPSLPSVWYQMGLHCRSVSSACQYDVSGYTFAGMPGVIIGHNQDIAWGMTNSGVDVTDLYLEKITGDGYLYDGKVKPFETREETIKVAGGSPKTIVVRETNNGPLLSDRAEELVKVGKKATVDTAAPDRGDGYGVALRWTALQPGTTMDAVFAMDRAKNWTDFRKAAALFDVPSQNLIYADTEDNIGYTLPGRIPTRSQDDDGSVPAPGWDPKYRWTGYIEQDALPYEYNPPRGYIVTANQAVIDPDKYPYTLTEDWSYGTRSQRITDLIQSKIKNGGKISTDDMRQMQLDNSSEIARLLVPTLLKIDPGSKDVREAQKLLEGWDYTQDTDSAAAAYFNAVWRNILKLAFGNKLPKELRVKGQCLWVEPVNTTGPADEAGKVRECGERDPDQAQPDGGDRWFEVVRKLMDQPDSDWWKTPKAGTRPAADNRDQLFKRAMIDARWELTAKLGKDIDTWTWGRLHRLFLKNQTLGTEGPGFVQYALNRGPWELSGGEATVNATGWNAAGGYGVVWVPSMRMVVNLGDLDKSRWINLSGASGHAYSAHYVDQTDKWADGELLPWSFSDRAVEDGTTDKLVLKP; translated from the coding sequence ATGCCCCCCAACACCACCGCCTCCACGGGTCAGCAGCCCGGCAAGTCCGGCAGGAGAAAGGGGCGCAAAGCCCGTCTGATCGTGCTCGTCCTGGTGCTGGCACTGATCGGAGGCCTCGCCTTCGGGGCGTACTGGTCCATCAGCACCGTCCGGGCCTCCTTCCCGCAGACCAAGGGCTCCCTCACGCTCAAGGGCCTCTCGGGACCCGTCGAGGTCAAACGCGACAACTACGGCATTCCGCAGATCTACGCCTCCTCGGACGCGGACCTGTTCATGGCGCAGGGCTACGTCCAGGCGCAGGACCGGTTCTACGAGATGGACGTACGCCGTCACATGGCGGCCGGCCGGCTGTCGGAGATGTTCGGCAAGAGCCAGGTCGACAACGACGAGTTCCTGCGCACCCTCGGCTGGGAGCGGGTCGCCAAGGAGGAGTACGACACCAAGCTGTCGGCCGCCACGAAGAAGTACCTCCAGGCCTACGCCCAGGGGGTCAACGCCTACCTCCAGGGCAAGGACGGCAAGGACATCTCCCTGGAGTACGCGGCGCTGGGCTTCACCAACGACTACAAGCCGCAGAAGTGGACCCCGGTCGACTCGATCTCCTGGCTGAAGGCGATGGCCTGGGACCTGCGCAGCAACATGCAGGACGAGATCGACCGGGCCCTGCTGACCAGCCGCCTCGGCCCCAAGCAGATCGCCGAGCTGTACCCGCAGTACCCGTACAGCCGGAACAAGGCGATCGTCCAGGAGGGCCAGTACGACGAGCTGACGGGGGCGTTCGAACAGGGCGGCACGAGCGGCACCAGCGGCACCGGTACGGGCGGCACGAGCGGAACCGGCGGCACCGCCACCGGCACGGCGGGCACGGCTTCCGGCACCTCGGGCACGGCTTCCGGCACCTCGGGCACGGCTTCCGGCACCTCGGGCCTGGACAGCCAGCTCACCGGCCTCAGCGACGCCCTGAGCGACCTCCCGCCGGCCGTCGGCGTGAACGGTGACGGCATCGGCTCCAACTCCTGGGTCGTCAGCGGGGAGCACACCATCACCGGCAAGCCGCTGCTGGCCAACGACCCGCACCTGTCGCCCTCGCTGCCGTCCGTCTGGTACCAGATGGGCCTGCACTGCCGCAGCGTCTCCAGCGCGTGCCAGTACGACGTCAGCGGCTACACCTTCGCCGGCATGCCCGGCGTGATAATCGGTCACAACCAGGACATCGCCTGGGGCATGACCAACTCCGGCGTTGACGTCACGGACCTCTACCTGGAGAAGATCACCGGCGACGGCTACCTGTACGACGGCAAGGTCAAGCCCTTCGAGACGCGCGAGGAGACCATCAAGGTCGCCGGCGGCTCGCCCAAGACGATCGTCGTCCGCGAGACCAACAACGGGCCCCTGCTGTCCGACCGTGCCGAAGAGCTCGTGAAGGTCGGCAAGAAGGCCACCGTCGACACCGCCGCACCCGACAGAGGCGACGGCTACGGTGTCGCGCTGCGCTGGACCGCGCTCCAGCCGGGCACCACCATGGACGCCGTCTTCGCCATGGACCGGGCGAAGAACTGGACCGACTTCCGCAAGGCCGCCGCGCTGTTCGACGTGCCCTCGCAGAACCTGATCTACGCGGACACCGAGGACAACATCGGCTACACCCTGCCGGGCAGGATCCCCACGCGCTCCCAGGACGACGACGGCTCCGTCCCGGCGCCCGGCTGGGACCCCAAGTACCGCTGGACCGGCTACATCGAGCAGGACGCGCTGCCGTACGAGTACAACCCGCCGCGCGGCTACATCGTCACCGCCAACCAGGCCGTGATCGACCCGGACAAGTACCCCTACACGCTCACCGAGGACTGGAGCTACGGCACGCGCAGCCAGCGGATCACCGACCTCATCCAGTCGAAGATCAAGAACGGCGGCAAGATCTCCACGGACGACATGCGCCAGATGCAGCTGGACAACAGCAGCGAGATCGCCCGGCTGCTGGTGCCCACGCTGCTGAAGATCGACCCCGGCAGCAAGGACGTGCGCGAGGCGCAGAAGCTGCTGGAGGGCTGGGACTACACCCAGGACACCGACTCGGCGGCCGCGGCCTACTTCAACGCGGTCTGGCGCAACATCCTCAAGCTCGCCTTCGGCAACAAGCTGCCCAAGGAGCTGCGGGTCAAGGGCCAGTGCCTGTGGGTGGAGCCGGTCAACACCACCGGGCCCGCCGACGAGGCGGGGAAGGTGCGCGAGTGCGGTGAGCGCGACCCCGACCAGGCGCAGCCCGACGGCGGGGACCGCTGGTTCGAGGTGGTCCGCAAGCTGATGGACCAGCCGGACAGCGACTGGTGGAAGACGCCCAAGGCGGGCACCCGCCCCGCCGCCGACAACCGCGACCAGCTGTTCAAGCGCGCGATGATCGACGCCCGCTGGGAGCTGACCGCCAAGCTCGGCAAGGACATCGACACCTGGACCTGGGGCCGGCTGCACCGCCTGTTCCTGAAGAACCAGACCCTCGGCACCGAGGGCCCCGGTTTCGTCCAGTACGCCCTCAACCGCGGCCCCTGGGAGCTCAGCGGCGGCGAGGCCACCGTCAACGCGACCGGCTGGAACGCGGCCGGCGGCTACGGCGTGGTGTGGGTGCCGTCCATGCGGATGGTCGTGAACCTCGGCGACCTCGACAAGTCCCGCTGGATCAACCTCAGCGGCGCCTCCGGGCACGCCTACAGCGCCCACTACGTCGACCAGACGGACAAGTGGGCCGACGGAGAACTGCTCCCGTGGTCCTTCTCGGACCGGGCGGTCGAGGACGGCACGACCGACAAGCTGGTGCTCAAGCCGTGA
- a CDS encoding 5-formyltetrahydrofolate cyclo-ligase: protein MSHIGRPGEPDKRTLRRDFLTMRNRLTADDLRETSAALAGRALELPELARAGTVAAYVSVGSEPGTLALLDALRTRGVRVLLPVLLPDNDLDWGVYEGEGSLARVQHGGRMALFEPAGERLGPDAVTTADAVLLPGLAVDTRGMRLGRGGGSYDRVLARLERAGARPALVVLLYDSEVVEHVPEEPHDRPVHAVVTPSGVRRFGREA, encoded by the coding sequence TTGAGTCACATCGGACGTCCGGGTGAGCCTGACAAGCGGACTTTGCGGCGCGACTTCCTCACGATGAGGAACAGGTTGACGGCGGATGACCTGCGGGAGACGTCGGCCGCGCTGGCCGGGCGGGCGCTGGAGCTGCCCGAGTTGGCGCGGGCCGGCACGGTGGCGGCGTACGTCTCCGTGGGGAGCGAACCGGGGACGCTCGCGCTCCTGGACGCGTTGCGCACCCGGGGCGTGCGCGTCCTGCTGCCGGTGCTGCTCCCGGACAACGACCTCGACTGGGGCGTCTACGAGGGTGAGGGCTCGCTCGCGCGTGTCCAACACGGCGGCCGGATGGCCCTCTTCGAGCCCGCGGGCGAGCGCCTCGGGCCGGACGCCGTCACCACCGCCGACGCCGTGCTGCTGCCGGGGCTGGCGGTCGACACGCGCGGGATGCGGCTGGGGCGCGGCGGAGGCTCGTACGACCGGGTGCTGGCGCGGCTGGAGCGGGCGGGCGCGCGGCCCGCGCTGGTGGTGCTGTTGTACGACTCCGAGGTGGTCGAGCACGTCCCCGAGGAGCCGCACGACCGGCCGGTGCACGCGGTGGTGACGCCGTCGGGGGTGCGGCGGTTCGGGCGGGAGGCCTGA
- the galU gene encoding UTP--glucose-1-phosphate uridylyltransferase GalU, producing the protein MTQSHPRISKAVIPAAGLGTRFLPATKATPKEMLPVVDKPAIQYVVEEAVAAGLDDVLMVTGRNKRPLEDHFDRNYELESALQKKGDASRLAKVQESSDLATMHYVRQGDPKGLGHAVLCAAPHVGHEPFAVLLGDDLIDPRDPLLQRMVEVQEQRGGSVIALMEVAPEQIHLYGCAAVETTEDSDVVKVSGLVEKPDPADAPSNYAIIGRYVLDPHIFEILRKTEPGRGGEIQLTDALQQLAEDEKIGGPVHGVVFKGRRYDTGDRGDYLRAIVRLACEREDLGPDFRTWLRSYVAEEM; encoded by the coding sequence ATGACTCAGTCGCACCCTCGGATCAGCAAGGCTGTCATTCCAGCAGCAGGCCTCGGCACCCGGTTCCTGCCGGCCACCAAAGCCACTCCCAAGGAGATGCTGCCGGTCGTCGACAAGCCGGCGATCCAGTACGTGGTCGAGGAGGCCGTCGCCGCGGGTCTCGACGACGTCCTCATGGTGACGGGCCGCAACAAGCGCCCCCTCGAGGACCACTTCGACCGCAACTACGAGCTGGAGTCGGCGCTTCAGAAGAAGGGCGACGCCAGCCGTCTCGCCAAGGTGCAGGAGTCGAGCGACCTCGCGACGATGCACTACGTCCGCCAGGGCGACCCCAAGGGCCTCGGCCACGCCGTGCTGTGCGCCGCCCCGCACGTGGGGCACGAGCCCTTCGCCGTCCTCCTCGGCGACGACCTGATCGACCCCCGCGACCCCCTGCTCCAGCGCATGGTCGAGGTCCAGGAGCAGCGCGGCGGCAGCGTCATCGCGCTCATGGAGGTCGCCCCGGAGCAGATCCACCTCTACGGCTGCGCGGCAGTCGAGACCACCGAGGACAGCGACGTCGTCAAGGTCAGCGGCCTGGTCGAGAAGCCGGACCCGGCCGACGCCCCGTCCAACTACGCGATCATCGGCCGCTACGTCCTCGACCCGCACATCTTCGAGATACTGCGCAAGACCGAGCCGGGCCGCGGCGGCGAGATCCAGCTCACGGACGCCCTCCAGCAGCTCGCCGAAGACGAGAAGATCGGCGGCCCGGTGCACGGCGTCGTCTTCAAGGGCCGCCGCTATGACACCGGTGACCGCGGCGACTACCTGCGTGCCATTGTCCGACTCGCGTGCGAACGTGAAGACCTGGGCCCGGACTTCCGGACCTGGCTTCGCAGTTACGTAGCCGAGGAGATGTAG
- the glp gene encoding gephyrin-like molybdotransferase Glp yields MSSAAPRVTGQDHFGPDHLWSVEEHLEDILATVRPLEPIELHLLDAQGCVLVEDVTVPVSLPPFDNSSMDGYAVRVADVAGASEEFPAALEVVGDVAAGQAELLHVGPGQAARIMTGAPLPPGAEAVVPVEWTDGGLGEGPVRGMRARSLGPEGATGHVQVYRPAEARAHVRAKGSDVKAGDRALEAGTILGPPQIALLAAIGRGTVRVRPRPRVVVLSTGSELVQPDEELRTGQIYDSNSFALTAAARDAGAIAYRVGAVADDAETLRSTIEDQLVRADLVVTTGGVSVGAYDVVKEALSHVADEDEAGSGIEFRKLAMQPGKPQGFGSIGPDHTPLLALPGNPVSSYVSFELFVRPAIRALMGLEDVHRPTARATLTADKALTSPKGRRQFLRGTYADGRVTPVGGAGSHLIAALAHADALIVVPEDTESVEPGTEVEVVLLG; encoded by the coding sequence TTGAGCAGCGCCGCGCCCCGCGTCACCGGCCAGGACCACTTCGGCCCCGACCACCTGTGGTCGGTGGAGGAGCACCTGGAGGACATCCTCGCCACCGTCCGCCCCCTGGAACCCATCGAGCTGCATCTGCTCGACGCCCAGGGCTGCGTCCTCGTCGAGGACGTCACGGTGCCGGTGTCCCTGCCGCCCTTCGACAACAGCTCGATGGACGGCTACGCGGTGCGGGTCGCGGACGTGGCGGGCGCGAGCGAGGAGTTCCCCGCGGCCCTGGAGGTCGTCGGGGACGTCGCCGCCGGCCAGGCCGAGCTGCTCCACGTGGGCCCCGGCCAGGCCGCCCGGATCATGACCGGCGCCCCGCTGCCGCCCGGCGCCGAGGCGGTCGTGCCCGTCGAGTGGACCGACGGCGGGCTCGGCGAGGGCCCGGTGCGCGGCATGCGCGCCCGCAGCCTCGGCCCCGAGGGCGCCACCGGGCACGTGCAGGTGTACCGTCCGGCCGAGGCGCGCGCGCACGTGCGCGCGAAAGGCAGTGACGTGAAGGCCGGCGACCGTGCCCTGGAGGCCGGCACGATCCTCGGCCCGCCCCAGATCGCCCTGCTCGCCGCGATCGGCCGCGGCACGGTCCGCGTCCGCCCGCGCCCGCGCGTGGTGGTGCTCTCCACCGGCAGCGAACTCGTCCAGCCCGACGAGGAGCTGCGCACCGGTCAGATCTACGACTCCAACAGCTTCGCCCTCACCGCCGCCGCCCGCGACGCCGGCGCCATCGCCTACCGCGTGGGCGCCGTCGCCGACGACGCCGAGACCCTGCGCTCCACCATCGAGGACCAGCTGGTCCGCGCCGACCTGGTGGTCACCACCGGCGGCGTGAGCGTCGGGGCGTACGACGTCGTCAAGGAGGCCCTGTCCCACGTCGCCGACGAGGACGAGGCGGGCAGCGGCATCGAGTTCCGCAAGCTCGCCATGCAGCCCGGCAAGCCCCAGGGCTTCGGCTCCATCGGCCCCGACCACACCCCCCTGTTGGCCCTGCCCGGCAACCCGGTGTCGTCGTACGTCTCCTTCGAACTGTTCGTCCGCCCCGCGATCCGCGCCCTGATGGGGCTGGAGGACGTCCACCGGCCGACGGCCCGGGCGACCCTGACCGCCGACAAGGCGCTGACCTCGCCGAAGGGCCGCCGCCAGTTCCTGCGCGGCACGTACGCCGACGGGCGGGTCACCCCGGTCGGCGGCGCCGGGTCCCACCTGATCGCGGCGCTCGCCCACGCCGACGCGCTGATCGTCGTCCCCGAGGACACCGAGTCCGTCGAGCCCGGCACCGAGGTCGAGGTGGTCCTGCTCGGCTGA
- the moaC gene encoding cyclic pyranopterin monophosphate synthase MoaC, with translation MSMQDPPTQDRLTHIDEAGAARMVDVSEKDVTARTARASGRVLVSPRVIELLRGEGVPKGDALATARIAGIMGAKRTPDLIPLCHPLSVSGVKLDLSVADDAVEILATVKTTDRTGVEMEALTAVSVAALTVIDMVKAVDKGAVITDVRVEEKTGGKSGDWSRA, from the coding sequence ATGAGCATGCAGGACCCCCCTACGCAGGACCGCCTGACGCACATCGACGAGGCGGGTGCCGCCCGCATGGTCGACGTGTCCGAGAAGGACGTGACCGCCCGCACCGCCCGCGCCAGCGGACGCGTCCTCGTCTCGCCCCGTGTGATCGAACTGCTGCGCGGCGAGGGCGTCCCCAAGGGTGACGCCCTCGCGACCGCGCGGATCGCCGGGATCATGGGCGCCAAACGCACCCCGGATCTGATCCCGCTCTGTCACCCCTTGTCGGTGTCCGGTGTGAAACTGGACCTGTCGGTCGCGGACGACGCGGTGGAGATCCTGGCCACCGTGAAGACGACGGACCGCACGGGCGTCGAGATGGAGGCCCTCACCGCGGTCTCCGTCGCCGCGCTCACCGTGATCGACATGGTCAAGGCGGTCGACAAGGGAGCGGTCATCACGGACGTACGGGTGGAGGAGAAGACGGGCGGCAAGTCGGGCGACTGGAGCCGGGCATGA
- a CDS encoding MogA/MoaB family molybdenum cofactor biosynthesis protein: protein MTYRALVVTASNRAAAGIYEDKGGPLIADGLKGFGFEVDGPQVVPDGDPVEAALRAGVETGYDVIVTTGGTGISPTDRTPEATRRVIDHEVPGIAEAIRAFGREKVPTAALSRGLAGVAGGTLIVNLPGSSGGVKDGLAVLEPLLVHAVEQLRGGDHPRPGSGGAS, encoded by the coding sequence ATGACGTACCGCGCTCTCGTCGTGACCGCTTCCAACCGGGCCGCCGCCGGGATCTACGAGGACAAGGGCGGTCCGTTGATCGCCGACGGCCTGAAAGGCTTCGGCTTCGAGGTCGATGGCCCGCAGGTCGTCCCCGACGGCGACCCCGTGGAGGCGGCTCTGCGCGCCGGTGTCGAGACCGGCTACGACGTCATCGTCACCACCGGTGGCACGGGCATCTCGCCCACCGACCGCACCCCCGAGGCGACCCGCCGCGTGATCGACCACGAGGTGCCGGGCATCGCCGAGGCCATCCGGGCGTTCGGCCGGGAGAAGGTGCCGACGGCGGCGCTCTCCCGGGGCCTGGCCGGAGTGGCGGGCGGCACGCTGATCGTCAACCTGCCCGGCTCCAGCGGCGGCGTGAAGGACGGACTGGCCGTCCTGGAACCGCTGCTGGTCCACGCCGTCGAGCAGCTCCGCGGCGGTGACCACCCCAGACCCGGCAGTGGGGGTGCGAGCTGA
- a CDS encoding GNAT family N-acetyltransferase has protein sequence MDGDIVLRPIKLRDQRAWREVNRRNRDWLRPWEATIPPPAPGGPMAHRPTFRQMVRHLRSEANAGRMLPFVIEYQGRLVGQLTVAGITWGSMCSGHVGYWVDEGVAGRGVMPTAVALVVDHCFRTVGLHRIEVCIRPENGPSRRVVEKLGFREEGLRPRYLHIDGAWRDHLVFALTAEEVPDGLLRRWHRARSQSNPGIRPHPGN, from the coding sequence GTGGACGGCGACATCGTCCTCAGGCCGATAAAGCTGCGCGACCAGCGGGCGTGGCGCGAGGTCAACCGGCGCAACCGCGACTGGCTGCGCCCCTGGGAGGCGACCATTCCGCCGCCCGCGCCCGGCGGGCCGATGGCGCACCGCCCCACCTTCCGCCAGATGGTCCGCCACCTCAGGTCGGAGGCGAACGCGGGCCGGATGCTGCCCTTCGTGATCGAGTACCAGGGGCGGCTGGTGGGGCAGTTGACCGTGGCCGGAATCACCTGGGGCTCGATGTGTTCGGGGCATGTCGGCTACTGGGTGGACGAAGGGGTGGCCGGCCGCGGGGTGATGCCGACGGCGGTGGCGCTCGTCGTGGACCACTGTTTCCGCACGGTCGGGCTGCACCGCATCGAGGTCTGCATTCGCCCCGAGAACGGGCCCAGCCGCCGGGTCGTGGAGAAACTCGGATTCCGTGAGGAGGGGCTCAGGCCGCGTTATCTCCACATCGACGGGGCCTGGCGCGACCACCTCGTCTTCGCGCTCACGGCGGAAGAGGTGCCGGACGGGTTGCTGAGGCGCTGGCACCGGGCACGATCGCAGAGTAATCCCGGAATCCGGCCGCACCCCGGAAATTGA
- the glpR gene encoding gephyrin-like molybdotransferase receptor GlpR has translation MSSSGLIYAVIVGAWAAYLVPMWLRRQDELNEARPTERFSTAIRLLSGKAAMERRYAKDLRARSTDEGEQGADDLDAVTDSVDVRAFAVSKTRPQTQVPVPSPAPEQPARQAPGPSPASAERGRGHVPAARRGPAPRTNKANQANQAAAARARRSKVLARRRRTTTMLFLAFTLGAIVAAVGGLTFLWAPGVPAVMLSVYIAYLRSQERRRFAYQMDRRRAEVAAQRLRERQRQPRRGAADEAADEPEEGPEPAADPGLSALAADRRALVEQTDHAEWVDQQRERQRRPGQGDSWEPVPVPLPTYVTAPVAPRATSDVDLGAPDTWSSARSSAVPPEHEDATAPADSAGPAEADARGQERADGGGRSDARRAASARRARERGRTPLFDQYEDGDRPRAANE, from the coding sequence GTGAGCAGCAGCGGCCTCATCTACGCAGTCATCGTCGGGGCCTGGGCCGCCTACTTGGTGCCGATGTGGCTCCGTAGGCAGGACGAGCTGAACGAGGCCCGTCCGACGGAACGCTTCAGCACCGCCATCCGGCTTCTGTCCGGAAAGGCGGCCATGGAGCGCCGGTACGCCAAGGACCTGCGGGCGCGCTCCACCGACGAGGGGGAGCAGGGCGCCGACGACCTGGACGCCGTCACCGACTCGGTGGACGTCCGGGCCTTCGCCGTGTCCAAGACGCGTCCGCAGACCCAGGTACCCGTACCGTCGCCCGCCCCCGAGCAGCCGGCCCGTCAGGCCCCCGGACCCAGCCCGGCGAGCGCCGAACGCGGACGGGGCCATGTGCCCGCCGCCCGGCGCGGCCCGGCCCCTCGGACGAACAAGGCGAACCAGGCGAACCAGGCGGCCGCAGCGCGGGCCCGGCGCTCGAAGGTGCTCGCGCGCCGTCGGCGCACCACCACCATGCTGTTCCTCGCCTTCACCCTCGGCGCGATCGTCGCCGCGGTCGGGGGCCTCACGTTCCTGTGGGCGCCCGGCGTGCCCGCCGTCATGCTCAGCGTGTACATCGCGTATCTGCGCTCCCAGGAGCGCCGCCGCTTCGCCTACCAGATGGACCGCCGCCGGGCCGAGGTCGCGGCGCAGCGGCTGCGCGAGCGGCAGCGCCAGCCCCGCAGGGGCGCCGCCGACGAGGCTGCCGACGAACCGGAGGAAGGACCCGAGCCGGCGGCCGACCCCGGCCTGTCGGCCCTCGCGGCGGACCGGCGCGCACTCGTCGAGCAGACCGACCACGCCGAGTGGGTCGACCAGCAGCGCGAGCGGCAGCGGCGGCCGGGGCAGGGCGACAGCTGGGAGCCGGTGCCGGTGCCCCTGCCGACCTATGTGACCGCACCCGTCGCACCCCGGGCCACCAGCGACGTGGACCTCGGAGCCCCTGACACCTGGAGCTCCGCGCGGTCGAGCGCCGTCCCCCCGGAGCACGAGGACGCCACGGCCCCCGCCGACAGCGCGGGCCCCGCCGAGGCTGACGCCCGCGGGCAGGAGAGGGCGGACGGCGGCGGGCGCAGTGACGCCCGCCGTGCGGCCTCCGCGCGGCGGGCCCGGGAGCGCGGCCGCACGCCGCTGTTCGACCAGTACGAGGACGGGGACCGGCCCCGGGCCGCCAACGAGTAG
- a CDS encoding GNAT family N-acetyltransferase — MQIRRVSFDHPDAVKLNDQVQAEYAVRYGDDGDATVMAAADFAPPNGVYLIAYDEDGTPVASGGWRAQDANDEGNLDGDAEVKRMYVIEQMRGRGLARRILAALEEDAREAGRIRMVLETGLKQPEAIALYTSSGYEPCAKFGYYRHYESSRCFAKRLRPAD, encoded by the coding sequence ATGCAGATACGCCGGGTCTCCTTCGACCACCCCGACGCCGTGAAGCTGAACGACCAGGTCCAGGCCGAGTACGCCGTCCGCTACGGCGACGACGGCGACGCCACGGTCATGGCCGCCGCGGACTTCGCCCCGCCGAACGGCGTCTACCTGATCGCGTACGACGAGGACGGCACGCCCGTCGCCTCGGGCGGCTGGCGCGCTCAGGACGCGAACGACGAGGGCAACCTGGACGGCGACGCCGAGGTCAAGCGCATGTACGTGATCGAGCAGATGCGCGGCCGGGGCCTGGCCCGGCGCATCCTGGCCGCCCTGGAGGAGGACGCCCGCGAGGCCGGCCGCATCCGCATGGTCCTGGAGACGGGCCTCAAGCAGCCGGAGGCCATAGCCCTGTACACGTCCAGCGGCTACGAGCCGTGCGCCAAGTTCGGCTACTACCGGCACTACGAGTCGAGCCGCTGCTTCGCGAAGCGACTGCGGCCCGCCGACTGA
- a CDS encoding exodeoxyribonuclease III: MLTVTSVNVNGLRAAAKKGFVEWLAQTDADVLCLQEVRAEPEQLPEHVRHPEGWHVVHAPAAAKGRAGVSLYSRREPDRVQVGFGSAEFDGSGRYVEADLPGVTVASLYLPSGEVGTERQDEKERFMGEFLAHLKGLRERAAAEGREVLVCGDWNIAHQQADLKNWRGNTKNSGFLPEEREWLGRVLDPADGGYVDVVRALHPDTEGPYSWWSYRGRAFDNDTGWRIDYHVATPGLAGRAVKGFVERAATHAERWSDHAPVTVVYDR, encoded by the coding sequence GTGCTCACTGTGACCTCTGTGAATGTGAATGGGCTGCGTGCCGCCGCGAAGAAGGGCTTCGTGGAGTGGCTCGCGCAGACCGACGCCGACGTCCTGTGCCTCCAGGAGGTGCGGGCCGAGCCGGAGCAGTTGCCGGAGCACGTCCGGCACCCCGAGGGCTGGCATGTGGTGCACGCGCCCGCCGCCGCGAAGGGACGGGCCGGGGTGTCCCTGTACAGCCGGCGTGAGCCCGACCGGGTCCAGGTCGGGTTCGGGTCCGCCGAGTTCGACGGCAGCGGGCGGTACGTGGAGGCGGATCTGCCGGGGGTCACCGTCGCCTCCCTGTATCTGCCCTCGGGTGAGGTCGGGACCGAGCGGCAGGACGAGAAGGAGCGCTTCATGGGTGAGTTCCTCGCCCATCTGAAGGGGCTCCGGGAGCGGGCCGCCGCCGAGGGGCGCGAGGTGCTGGTCTGCGGCGACTGGAACATCGCCCACCAGCAGGCCGACCTGAAGAACTGGCGCGGCAACACCAAGAACTCCGGGTTCCTGCCCGAGGAGCGGGAGTGGCTCGGGCGCGTGCTCGACCCGGCCGACGGCGGGTACGTCGACGTCGTACGCGCCCTGCATCCGGACACGGAGGGCCCGTACTCGTGGTGGTCGTACCGCGGGCGGGCCTTCGACAACGACACCGGCTGGCGGATCGACTACCACGTGGCCACCCCGGGGCTCGCCGGGCGAGCGGTCAAGGGGTTCGTGGAGCGGGCGGCCACACATGCGGAGCGGTGGTCCGACCACGCGCCGGTGACCGTGGTGTACGACCGCTAG
- a CDS encoding MerR family transcriptional regulator codes for MAEKREYRMEELARLAGITVRTLRFYRERKLIPPPRREGRIAWYDDHHLNRLRTITALLERGHTLSGIAELAEAFDHGRDVGDLLGVGGPTEEEPVHLTPEELADHFAGEATPENLAAAMELGYLGTDGDEIVHVSRRLLEVSSALVREGIPLAEVLGAAKQVRTHADALAELFTGLVLRHASEDDLPRLRPLARSVVEAELSLALDRRTPPSGRTPRSPARGRTTAPHVWPPAPRTP; via the coding sequence GTGGCCGAGAAGCGTGAATACCGCATGGAAGAGCTGGCCCGCCTGGCCGGGATCACGGTGCGCACCCTGCGCTTCTACCGCGAACGCAAGCTGATCCCGCCACCCCGCCGGGAAGGCCGTATCGCCTGGTACGACGACCACCACCTGAACCGGCTGCGCACGATCACGGCCCTGCTGGAACGCGGCCACACCCTCAGCGGCATCGCGGAGCTGGCGGAGGCCTTCGACCACGGCCGGGACGTCGGCGACCTGCTCGGCGTCGGCGGCCCCACCGAGGAGGAGCCGGTCCACCTCACCCCCGAGGAGCTCGCCGACCACTTCGCGGGCGAGGCGACCCCCGAGAACCTCGCCGCCGCGATGGAACTCGGCTACCTCGGCACCGACGGCGACGAGATCGTCCACGTCAGCCGCCGTCTCCTGGAGGTCTCCTCGGCCCTGGTCCGCGAGGGCATCCCCCTCGCGGAGGTCCTCGGCGCGGCCAAGCAGGTCCGCACCCACGCCGACGCCCTGGCCGAACTCTTCACCGGCCTGGTCCTGCGCCACGCCTCCGAGGACGACCTGCCCCGCCTGCGCCCGCTGGCCCGCAGCGTGGTGGAGGCGGAACTGTCCCTGGCCCTGGACCGCAGGACACCCCCTAGCGGTCGTACACCACGGTCACCGGCGCGTGGTCGGACCACCGCTCCGCATGTGTGGCCGCCCGCTCCACGAACCCCTTGA